One Nesterenkonia populi DNA window includes the following coding sequences:
- a CDS encoding amidase, which produces MTSTHAQVPAGGAASSPAGTARGLLAQDARAQAAALKAGAVTPVELVSAALARIDEMDPRCWAISWLRSEQALAEADAADPAAPDAAPFAGVPILLKDHRAQAAGQETRYGTTALADAASDWDSGSNVHAALAAQGFIVLGRTTTPEFATHLLTESAATGITRSPFLPERVSGGSSGGSAAAVASGMVAVAHATDGGGSIRVPASCCGVVGLKPSRGRISLGPAGGGESWGGATVEGVLTRTVGDSAAVTANMSRRFPGDRYLAPGELPAEPPAAPENLCIGVMSSDPYGEPWHPEVLRVLRETVAALAGRGHDVVDSFPVALTEAAAFNERVRLMISVDLELLAQRVEARLGRELHAREIAPRNTAHRHRARSTSAADYLAEKYWLNEWSGRVQSWFEDGWDVLLLPTLGALPALAGEESDLKDAAALDASMDRRLAEMRPMTNFFNTSGLPAISLPLGQTEEGIPIGMQLVARLGDEATLLGLAAEFEQHGPWHPARPFG; this is translated from the coding sequence GTGACCAGCACTCACGCACAGGTCCCGGCCGGCGGCGCTGCGTCGTCGCCGGCCGGGACCGCCCGTGGCCTGCTCGCCCAGGACGCCCGCGCCCAGGCCGCGGCGCTGAAAGCAGGCGCTGTCACCCCCGTGGAGCTTGTCTCCGCCGCGCTGGCCCGCATCGACGAGATGGACCCCAGATGCTGGGCCATCAGCTGGCTGCGCTCCGAGCAGGCCCTCGCAGAAGCCGACGCCGCCGACCCCGCCGCGCCCGACGCCGCCCCCTTCGCCGGGGTCCCGATCCTCCTCAAAGACCACCGTGCCCAGGCCGCCGGCCAAGAGACCCGGTACGGCACCACGGCCCTAGCCGATGCCGCCTCAGACTGGGACTCCGGCTCCAACGTCCACGCTGCTCTTGCGGCCCAGGGCTTCATTGTGCTCGGACGCACCACCACCCCTGAGTTCGCCACGCATCTGCTCACCGAATCGGCAGCTACCGGCATCACCCGCAGTCCCTTTCTGCCCGAGAGGGTCTCGGGCGGGTCCAGCGGGGGATCAGCAGCAGCCGTCGCATCCGGCATGGTCGCCGTCGCACACGCCACCGACGGCGGAGGCTCCATCCGTGTTCCCGCCAGCTGCTGCGGCGTCGTCGGCCTCAAACCGTCCCGCGGACGCATCTCCCTCGGCCCCGCGGGGGGAGGGGAGTCCTGGGGCGGGGCCACTGTGGAAGGTGTGCTCACACGTACGGTCGGCGACTCGGCGGCCGTGACGGCGAACATGTCGCGCCGTTTCCCCGGCGACCGCTACCTGGCGCCGGGCGAGCTGCCCGCAGAGCCGCCCGCCGCGCCTGAGAACCTCTGCATCGGGGTGATGAGCTCCGACCCGTACGGCGAGCCATGGCATCCCGAAGTGCTCCGCGTGCTGCGCGAGACTGTCGCCGCGCTCGCTGGCCGGGGGCACGACGTTGTCGACTCCTTCCCTGTAGCCCTCACTGAGGCAGCTGCCTTCAACGAGCGGGTCAGACTCATGATCTCCGTGGACCTTGAACTGCTGGCCCAACGAGTGGAGGCCCGCCTGGGACGGGAGCTGCACGCCCGTGAGATCGCTCCGCGCAACACCGCGCACCGGCACCGTGCACGCAGCACCAGCGCCGCCGACTATCTCGCCGAGAAATACTGGCTGAACGAATGGTCCGGCCGCGTCCAATCCTGGTTCGAGGACGGGTGGGACGTTCTTCTGCTCCCCACCCTCGGAGCTCTCCCCGCATTGGCGGGCGAAGAGAGCGATCTGAAGGACGCCGCCGCCCTCGACGCATCCATGGACCGCAGGCTGGCCGAGATGCGTCCCATGACCAACTTCTTCAACACCAGCGGGCTGCCGGCCATCAGTCTCCCGCTCGGCCAGACAGAAGAGGGGATCCCGATCGGCATGCAGCTCGTCGCGCGGCTGGGAGACGAGGCCACCCTGCTCGGCCTTGCCGCGGAGTTCGAGCAGCACGGGCCGTGGCACCCCGCTCGCCCCTTCGGCTGA